From Domibacillus sp. DTU_2020_1001157_1_SI_ALB_TIR_016, a single genomic window includes:
- a CDS encoding PTS transporter subunit EIIC yields the protein MTNENKMIAQQISDCLGGPDNVESFTHCMTRLRVTPVDHERVNTEAIKKIDGVFGVVEEETIQVILGPGKVNKVAEEFSKIMDASDGKMLRDRAAAVKAELKEKNATPFKLFLRKISSIFIPLIPALVASGLITGISKAIIQAGWLAADSQTALLLTAIGSGLFAYLGILVGLNAAKEFGGSPALGALAGILVINPAIEGVTLFGEALVPGRGGLIGILFAAIFIAYVERWIRKGVPQSLDIIVTPTVALLITGIVTYVIFMPIGGFISDAITNGLLAVLDIGGIVAGFVLGATFLPLVVTGLHQGLTPIHLELLNSIGDDPLLPILAMGGAGQVGAAFAIYMKTKKKRLKRAIGGSLPSGMLGIGEPLIFGVTLPLGRPFLTACLGAGIGGAFQAYFNVATSAIGVSGLPLSFIVLPHQILLYLAGLIIAYAAGFAFTYLFGFKDEMAKEFDE from the coding sequence ATGACAAACGAAAATAAAATGATTGCACAGCAAATTTCCGACTGTTTAGGCGGGCCGGATAATGTCGAATCTTTTACCCACTGCATGACACGGCTGAGAGTAACACCAGTAGATCATGAGCGTGTAAATACAGAGGCGATTAAAAAAATTGACGGGGTTTTCGGAGTGGTCGAAGAAGAAACGATTCAAGTGATTCTAGGACCGGGAAAAGTCAATAAAGTCGCAGAAGAGTTTAGCAAGATCATGGATGCGTCAGATGGAAAGATGCTGAGAGACCGTGCAGCGGCCGTAAAAGCAGAATTAAAAGAAAAAAACGCCACGCCGTTTAAGCTGTTTTTGCGTAAAATATCGAGTATCTTTATTCCGCTCATTCCGGCACTCGTGGCATCCGGATTGATTACAGGTATATCGAAAGCAATTATTCAAGCAGGCTGGCTGGCGGCTGATTCACAAACCGCCCTTCTTTTAACAGCGATTGGCAGCGGCTTGTTTGCTTACCTTGGCATTTTAGTCGGCTTAAATGCAGCAAAAGAGTTTGGCGGATCACCTGCCCTTGGTGCGCTGGCCGGCATTTTGGTCATCAATCCGGCGATTGAAGGCGTTACATTGTTTGGAGAAGCATTGGTACCGGGGCGCGGCGGCTTGATTGGAATTTTGTTTGCGGCTATTTTCATCGCTTATGTAGAGCGCTGGATTCGTAAAGGGGTGCCGCAGTCGCTCGATATTATCGTGACGCCAACGGTTGCGCTGCTAATTACTGGTATTGTCACGTATGTGATTTTTATGCCGATCGGCGGTTTTATTTCTGACGCGATTACAAACGGTCTGCTGGCTGTTTTAGATATAGGCGGAATTGTCGCTGGCTTTGTACTTGGCGCAACATTTCTGCCGCTCGTGGTAACCGGCCTTCATCAAGGCCTGACACCGATTCACCTGGAACTGCTCAATTCCATCGGCGATGATCCGCTTCTTCCTATTTTGGCCATGGGTGGAGCCGGCCAGGTGGGCGCTGCCTTTGCGATTTATATGAAAACAAAGAAAAAACGATTAAAGCGGGCAATAGGGGGATCTCTTCCTTCCGGTATGCTCGGCATCGGCGAGCCGCTTATTTTCGGCGTAACGCTGCCGCTCGGAAGGCCGTTTTTGACCGCCTGCCTCGGTGCAGGTATTGGCGGCGCGTTTCAAGCATACTTCAACGTCGCCACAAGTGCGATTGGGGTTTCCGGCCTGCCGCTTTCGTTTATTGTTCTTCCGCATCAAATTTTATTGTATTTAGCCGGACTTATTATTGCGTATGCGGCCGGTTTTGCATTTACGTATTTGTTCGGCTTTAAAGATGAAATGGCCAAAGAGTTTGATGAATGA
- a CDS encoding MurR/RpiR family transcriptional regulator yields the protein MTTGGLNRLRSILPQLPPSEKKVAQFILEQPEKLLHATASEISQMAGSSSAAVIRLCKSMGVKGFQELKVRVAGDLVKVPETGYRDIESGETLAGITQKTLSNGIQSLTDTAELMDYGQMEAAVEALAGAKTVHCFGIGASSLIAMDAQQKLLRIHKNATAFTDTHLVASLIANAEADDVLLGISFSGETQEVARLLSLAQKRGVKTISLTKYGSSAAASLADINLFTSASSEAPLRSAATASRFAQLFVIDVLFMGVATKEFDQTVQYIDRSREAISFLKESK from the coding sequence ATGACTACCGGGGGATTAAACAGGCTGCGGAGCATTTTGCCCCAGCTGCCTCCTTCAGAAAAAAAAGTCGCCCAGTTTATTTTGGAGCAGCCAGAAAAACTACTCCATGCTACAGCAAGCGAAATCAGCCAAATGGCTGGCTCAAGCAGCGCGGCAGTGATTCGCTTATGCAAATCAATGGGGGTTAAAGGGTTTCAGGAGTTAAAAGTCCGGGTCGCCGGTGATTTAGTGAAAGTACCGGAAACAGGGTACCGGGACATTGAAAGCGGCGAAACGCTTGCTGGTATTACACAGAAAACATTGAGCAATGGAATTCAAAGCTTAACGGATACAGCCGAATTGATGGATTACGGGCAAATGGAGGCGGCAGTCGAGGCGCTGGCGGGTGCGAAAACGGTTCACTGTTTTGGCATCGGCGCTTCGAGCTTAATTGCGATGGATGCCCAGCAAAAACTGCTGCGTATTCACAAAAACGCAACGGCTTTTACCGATACACATTTAGTGGCGTCCCTGATTGCCAATGCGGAAGCGGATGATGTGCTTTTGGGCATTTCGTTTTCAGGAGAAACGCAGGAAGTCGCACGTCTCCTGTCTCTCGCCCAAAAGCGGGGAGTCAAAACGATCAGCTTAACCAAGTACGGATCGTCTGCCGCTGCGTCTCTGGCAGATATCAACTTATTTACATCTGCATCAAGCGAAGCACCGCTTAGAAGCGCTGCAACCGCTTCACGCTTTGCTCAATTGTTTGTGATTGATGTGTTATTTATGGGTGTGGCAACAAAAGAATTTGATCAAACAGTACAGTATATTGATCGTTCAAGAGAAGCGATCAGCTTTTTAAAAGAATCAAAATAA